CACGGGGCGGGCAGGCTGACCGCACCATCGACCGTGCCGGCATTGCTGAACGCCAGCGCCATGACGCCGAGCGACAGCGCCATCAGGGCCGAACCGCCCAGCAGCAGCTTGCGCCGCCCCACCGAATCGATCAGCGCGATGGCGATGACCGTCGCTACGATATTAGTGATGGACCCAGCGACGGAGAGCATGAACGAATCGGATTCGTCGAAGCCCACCGACTGCCACAGCGTCGTAGAATAGTAGAAGATGACGTTGATGCCGACGAATTGCTGGAACACCGACAGGATGATGCCCAGCCAGACGACACGGCGCAGGCCGAACCGCGGGCCGCGCAGATCGGTAAAGGATTTGCGCGCCTCGGAGGCGACGGTGGTGCGGATTTCTTCGATCTTGCGGCCGATCGCATCGGCGCCGGACATGCCGACCACGGTCTGAAGGACGTGGCGCGCCTCGTCCAGACGCTGACGCTCCACGAGGTAGCGGGGCGATTCGGGCAGGCGCATCGCCAGAAGGCCATAGCCGATCGCCGGGATCAGTTCCGACAGGAACATCCAGCGCCATGCCGTGGAACCCCAGAGATCTGCCGCCGCGCCGCCCGCGATCCGCGCCAGAACGGCGCTGATCAGAAGCGACAGGAAGATGCCGACCACGATCGCCATCTGCTGAAGCGTGCCGAGGCGGCCGCGATTGCCCGCGGGGGACACCTCGGCGATATAGGCGGGCGCGATGACCGAGGCGAAGCCCACGCCCACGCCGCCGACGAAGCGCCAGAGGATCAGATCGACCGTGCCGAACGCAAGGCCGGAGCCGAGCGCGCTGACCGACAGCAGCAGCGATGCGATGATCATGGTGCGCACGCGGCCGAACCGCTCGGCGCAGACGCCGGCATACCACGCGCCGACCATCGCGCCCAGAAGCGCACAGGACACCACGAAGCCGATCGCGGCGGCCGAAAGGCCGAAGGCACCCCGGATCGAATCCACGGTGCCGTTGATGATGGAGCTGTCATACCCGAACAGGAACCCGCCAAGCGCGGCGGTCCCCGTCACGAGCAGCAGGCGTCGGGACATTGTCCCGTCATGTTCGATGGTCTGCTGCATCTGTCCCTCTGCGTTATCTCGTCACGGGGGATGTGCACCAAAACGCCCCGCCGTCAATGCGTTCGGGGCAGGTCGTCATCGTCCGAGGGGATGTCTTCGGTCTCTTGGGTGGGGACGGCGTAGCTGCCGTTCAGCCAGCGGGCCAGATCGACATCCGCGCAGCGGCGCGAGCAGAAGGGGCGGTAGGCCGGGTCCACCGGCTTGCCGCAGATCGCGCATTTCATGCCAGCGCCTCGGAGAGGGGGATGCGGTCGCGTTTGCGCACCAGTTCGTAGAGGCCAAGGCCGGACCAGCCCACGAGGCTCGTCTCCGCCGCCTCGCCCTTGAAGGCGGCGCGCAGCACCTGATCCAGCACCGCCCGGTCCTTCTTGGAGATCGGGGCGAAATCCACGACTATCTGACCGCCGAGGCCGCGCAGGCGCAACTGCCGCGGCAGATCGCGGGCGGCGGCCACGTTCGCCTTCATCCCCGCCGCGGGCGAGGTGTCGGGCCCGGTGTTCACGTCCACCGCCACCAAGGCGCGCGTCGGCTCCACCGTCATGAAGGCCCCGCCGGGCAGGGAAACGCGGTCCGAAAGCGCCTCGTCGATCAGATCCAGCACGCCATCGGTTTCGAACGCGCCCTCGCGCAGATCGTCGGGCGCCGGGTCCATCCAGTCGCGCCACGCCGTTTCGTGCGGCGAGGGGCCGTCCACCAGCAGTTCCGGCCCGCCATCCAGATCGGCGAGAACGGCCTCGGCCAAGGCGCGGGTTTCGGCGATGTCGCGGGCGATGTCCTCGTCGGGCGCCGCCTCGCAGGCCGAGCGCAGGATCAAGCCTTCGGAAGAGCCTGCCATTCCGGCCTCCGCCAATGCGGCGAGTTCGGTGCGCAGATCCTCGTCGCGGATGCGGCGCGAGATGTTCAGCCCCGGCGCGCCCGGAGTGACGATGCAGAACCGGCTTTTGAACAGCAGGCGCGTGGTGACGGGGGTCGCCTTGCTGCCTTCGGCCGTGCCCGTGACCTGCACCAGAACGCGCTGCCCCGGCGAGAGGCCCGACACTTGCCGCAGAAAGCCCGACCCGTTCGCCGGCATGCGCACGAAGACGCCGCCCTGACCCTTCATGGGCCGGTCCACGATGGCGCGGAAGATCGCGCCCGGAAGGGGGGCGTCGCTTTGGGGTGCGATCAGCAGATCGTGCAGCGCACCGTCGATGACCAGCGCGGCGGCTTCGCGCCCGCCCACCTGATCGAGATGGATCACGCGACCCTTCATGCCATTCTCCAGACCGGCAGCCCGGCCGCCGTCAGCAGTTGCGCCGTTTCGGCCAAAGGCAGGCCGACGATGCCGGTGAAGGACCCGGCGATCCACGGGATAAAGGCGCCCGCCGCACCCTGAATGCCGTATCCGCCCGCCTTGCCCTGCCAGTCGCCCGAGGCGAGATAGGCGTTCAATTCGTCATCCGAGAGGCGTTTCATCTTGGCTTGGCTCACGACCTCGCGCGTCCAGACGCGTTCACCCCGGCGGACGACGACGGCGGTGATGATCTGGTGCCGACGACCGCCGAGCGCGAGGAGGAACTCCGCCGCTTCGGCCGCGTCGCGCGGCTTGCCGAGGATGCGGCGGCCAAGGGCCACCGTCGTATCGGCGCAGAGGACGACATCCTCCGGCCCCGACGCGACCGCCTCCGCCTTCGCACGGGCGATGCGCGCGCAATAGGGGCGCGGCAATTCGGCCTTCAGCGGCGTCTCGTCGATGTCGGGCGGCAGGATGGCGTCGGGCACGAGACCCAGCTGCGCAAGGAGATCCTTGCGCCGCGGGCTGGCAGAGCCGAGGATGAGACGCATCCGAGCTTACTTGAAGCGGTAGTTGATGCGGCCCTTGGACAGGTCGTAGGGCGTCATTTCCACTTGAACCTTGTCGCCGGCCAGAACGCGAATGCGGTTTTTACGCATCTTACCTGCCATCGTCGCGATCAATTCATGGCCATTGTCGAGTTCGACCCTGAATGTCGCGTTCGGCAGGAGTTCCTTGACGACACCGGGGAATTCGAGAATGTCTTCCTTGGCCATGGTCTCTCCGATTTGGGATGATGCGCGATCTGCCGCGCCAAATATGGGGCGTAGATGCGCCCGTGGTTCGGATTTTTCAAGTGCAAAAGCGGCCCGCGGCCGCGTAAGGGGGACGAGCGATGGTCGGGGATATCCATTCGGGCGGTTGCCATTGCGGCGGCGTGCGCTTTCGCGTGCGGCTGGTGGACGGGCTGAACACCGCGCGGCGCTGCACCTGTTCGCTGTGCCGGATGCGCGGGGCGGTGGCCGTTTCGGCGCGGCTGGAGGATCTGGAGATCGTCGAGGGCGCGGATCTGCTCACGCTCTATCAGTTCAACACGATGACGGCGCGGCATTACTTCTGCCGCCGCTGCGGCGTCTATACCCATCATCAGCGCCGCTCCCGCCCCGAGGAATACGGCATCAACCTCGCCTGCCTCGATGGGATGAGCCCGTTCGATCTGCCCGACGTGCCCGTGATGGACGGCGTGTCGCATCCGCGCGATGGCGGCGGCGGCGTCGCGGGGCATCTGCTGTTCCGCCCGGCCTAGGGGCGGGGGGCACCGAAGCGCGCCAGCATCCGGTCCCGGATCTGGTCGCGCGCCTGGCGGTAGGCCTCAAGCTTCGTCTCCCGATCCTCGCCGATGGCGGTGGGATCGAGGATGGGCCAATATTCCACATCCAGATGCCACAGCCGCGTCAGCGCCCGCGCGGTCTCATGGCTGGCGGGGGAGAGGGCGACGATCAGATCGAAACCGGACAGTTCCTCGCCCCGCTCCTGCATCTGCTCGAACGAGCGGACGTGGTGGCGGTCGAGTTCGACGCCGATCTCGCGGCAGACGGCGATGGAGAAGCCGTCCACCTCCATCTCCCCCTTCACCCCGGCGGATTGCACATAGCTGCGCGTGCCGTAGAGTTGCTTCATCAGCCCCTCGGCCATGGGGGAGCGGACGGCGTTGTGGTCGCAGCAGAACAGGACGGATGCGGGAACCTCTGTCATCGCTGCATCGCGCAGATCAGCGTGAACAGGCGGCGGGCGGTATCGCGGTCCATCCGCGCCTTGCCCGCCAGCCGGTCCTGCAACAGATCCGCCCCTTCGTTGTGGATGCCGCGCCGGGCCATGTCGATCGCCTCGATCCGGGCCGGGGGCAGGTGGCGCACCGCCTCGGCATGGGCGGCGCAGATCTGGAAATAATCCTTGATGACCTGCCGCAGTGGCCCGAGAGAGAGGTGAAACTCTGCCGCAGGGGCGTTGCCCGCGCTTAGCGCGAAGACGATCCGCCCCTCGCGCATGGCAAGGCCAAGGGCGTAGGGGCCGGGCGGGGCATCGTCCAAGAGCGCGAAGCTGTTATCCTGCAAAAGGTCGCGCACCGCGGCGCGGCGCTCGGCCTCCATGGCGGAGGGAGGGGCGTCGATGTCGATCCGCGACAGGCGGGTCATCCCGCGCTCCGGTTCAGGCGGTCGAGGCGGGCGCGCACCGAGAGGCCGTGCGCCTCGAGGCTTTCGGAGATGGCGAGCCGTTCGGCCGCCGGGCCGATCGCGGCCAGCGCCTCGGGCGTCATGCGGGCAAGGGTGGTGCGTTTGAGGAAATCCATCACCGACAGCCCGGAGGAGAAGCGCGCCGAACGGGCGGTGGGCAGGACGTGGTTCGGCCCGCCGACGTAATCGCCGATCGCCTCGGGCGTCCATGCACCAAGGAAGATCGCGCCCGCATGGGTGATGCGCGCGGCCAGCGCGTCCGGGTCCGCCACGCACAGTTCCAGATGTTCGGGGGCGACGCGGTTCGACAGGGCGGCCGCCTCGCTCAGATCGCGGGCGACGATGATCGCGCCGAAATCCTCCCAGCTGCGGGCGGCGATGGCGCGGCGTTCCAGCGTTCGAAGGCGCGCCGTCACCGCCTCGGCCACGGCCTGCCCGAAGGCGGCATCGGTCGTGATCAGGATCGATTGGGCGCTTTCGTCATGCTCGGCTTGGCTCAGCAGGTCGAGGGCGATCCAGTCGGGATCGTTGTCCGCATCGGCGATCACGAGGATTTCGGAGGGGCCGGCGATCATGTCGATGCCGACCTTGCCGAAGACCCGCCGCTTGGCCGCCGCGACGAAGGCGTTGCCGGGGCCGGTGATCTTGTCCACCGGGGCCACGGTTTGGGTGCCATAGGCAAGGGCGGCGATCGCCTGCGCCCCGCCGATGCGATAGACGACATCCACCCCCGAGAGTGACGCCGCCAGCAGCACCAGCGGATTGACCGTGCCGCCCGGCGTGGGGCAGGCGATGGCCAGACGCTCCACCCCGGCGACCTTGGCCGGGATCGCGTTCATCAGCACCGAGGAGGGATAGCTCGCCAGCCCGCCCGGCACATAGAGCCCCGCCGCCGATACCGGTGTCCACCGCCAGCCCAGCGTCGCGCCTGCCGCATCGGTCCACGATGCGTCCTCGGGCATCTGGCGGGCATGGTAGGCGCGGATGCGCTCGGCCGCGAGTTCCAGCGCCGCGCGATCCTCGGCCGGAACCTTGGCGATCTCGGCGGCGATCTCCTCGGCGGAAAAGGCCATCGTCTCGGGCGTCAGGTCCAGCCGGTCGAAGCGGGATGTCAGTTCGATCACGGCGGCATCGCCCCGGTCCCGCACATCGGCGATGATCGCGGCCACGGCCGCATCCACATCGGGGCTGTCCTCGCGCTTCATGCCCAGAAGGGCGGTGAAGGCCCGGTCGAAATCAGCGTCGCGGGTGGACAGGAACTGCGGCATCGGGATCTCCTTTGGGCCGTGCATAGCAAGGCGGGCGGGTGCCCTCAAGGCTCAGCGCCGGGTCAGCCGCGCCTGACCATAGACGGTGTCGGTGCGCACCTGCGTCACGCGCATCATGGTGCCAGCGGGCTGATAGGTGATGGTGAAGGGAAAGACGCTCTTTTCCGCCATCTCGCGCGCGGAATATCCAGCGACGCGGCGGAATTCGCCGTTGCAGGTGGTGGTGCCGTTCTGACGGCGGGGCGCGGCGAAGGCGATCTCGGTCGCGCGGCGGCCATCGAAGATGCGGAGGGATCGGCCGCATTCCTGACCCTTGGGCACATCGCGCAGCGTCGCGTACAGCGCCGTCAGCGGATCGACCGTTCCGCCCTGCGTCGATGGGGGGACATCGTCCTCGTCCCGCGCGCGGGGCGGATCGTAGGCCTTCACCTGCGGCACGCCCGCGCGGTAATCAATCTGGGCGCTGCGGGTGCGGCCGTTGTTGTCCGCCCGCTCGCTGTAGCTGGAGGGGACGAAACGGCCATCGGCCACGCGCCCCTGCGCGCTGGCGTCATAGCGGATGCGGCGCAGGATGCCGACCAGACCGCCGCTTTCGAGTGCGCCGCTGACGGCATAGCGCCCGTCCACCACCTGACCCGACAGGCGCAGACTGCCGGCGGTGATGCCGCGGATGGTCAATCCGAAGGTCGCCTGCTGGGTGTCTTGGGGCAGGGCCGGGGCCGCGCCCACCGTCAGGGCGGCGGCAAGAAGGGCGGTGGTGATCATGCGCATGGTCTGTCCTTTCGGCTTCCGCCGCTATATATGGTGCCGAAGGATCGGGGCCATGCCGCTTCCCGCTTGACGCGGCGGTGGATTGCCACTATGGACCCCCAACGGATTTTCGGCGCGCTGCCTTTTCGGCGGTGCCATCATGTTTGAAGGATCAACATCATGTCGCGCGTCTGCGAACTGAGCGGTAAAGGCCCGATGACGGGCAACACTATCTCGCACGCCAACAACAAGAGCCGTCGGCGCTTCCTGCCGAACCTGAACGACGTAACGCTCATCTCCGACGTGCTGGGCCAGTCGTTCAAGTTCCGCGTGTCGGCTGCGGCGCTGCGTACGGTCGATCACCGTGGCGGCCTTGACGCGTTCCTGGCCAAAGCCAAGGACGACGAGCTTTCGGACCGCGCGCTGAAAGTGAAGAAAGAGATCGCGAAGGTTCAGACCGCCGCCTGATCCCGCGCCTTGATCCGCACGACGATATCGGCCTCGCCTTCGGCGGGGCCTTTTCGTTTGGGGCGGGGCGCTTTGGCCCCGCATCGGCGGCCTTAGCCGCAATAGGCCTCGGCGGTCTGACCGAACGCCTGATACCGGCGCCAGAACGCGCTGTCGGAGGCGCCCTTGGACACCCGCATCTGCTGCGCGGCATCGGGATCTTCGAAGAAGTTCGCGGCGCGGCGCTGATCGCGCCCGGTCAGGGTGGCATCCGCCGCGCCTTGAATGCAGGCGCATAGGCTCGATTTCCCGGCACCGCGATCCGATCGCAGGCAGGCCTTCTCCACCGGGCCGGCTTGGGCGAAGGCCGGCATCAGGGTGGCGGCGGCCAGGGCGAACAGGGTTTTCTTCATCATCTGCCTCGTCTTGCGGGGCGGTCTTGCGCCGCCCTTCGTTGCGAATGGCAGGCAGTATCGGCAAAGTGGCAGATTCTTCAACCGCCCGCCGCCGTCTCGCGCAGTCGTGACCGCATGCGAAGGGCATTGACCGGCCTTGGTTTCATGGTCATATGCGCGCCATGACCCAGCTTGATCGCATCCGCAACTTCTCCATCGTGGCGCATATCGACCACGGAAAATCCACCCTTGCCGACCGGCTGATTCAGCTGACGGGAACGGTGGCCGAACGCGACATGAAAGCCCAGATGCTGGACAGCATGGACATCGAGCGGGAGCGGGGCATCACCATCAAGGCCAACACCGTCCGGATCGAATATCCGGCCAAGGATGGCCACACCTATGTGCTGAACCTGATCGACACCCCCGGCCATGTGGACTTCGCCTACGAGGTCAGCCGGTCGATGCGCGCGGTCGAAGGCTCGCTTCTGGTCGTGGACGCCTCGCAAGGGGTGGAGGCGCAGACGCTCGCCAACGTCTATCAGGCGATCGACGCCAACCACGACATCGTGCCGGTCCTGAACAAGATCGACCTGCCTGCCGCCGAACCCGACCGCGTGAAGGCGCAGATCGAGGACGTGATCGGCATCGACGCCTCCGAGGCCATTCCGATCTCGGCCAAATCCGGTCTGGGCATCCCGGACGTGCTGGAGGCGATCGTGCACCGCCTGCCGGCCCCCAAGGGCGACCGCGATGCGCCGCTGAAGGCGATGCTGGTCGATTCGTGGTACGATCCCTATCTGGGCGTCGTCGTGATGATCCGCGTCATGGACGGCGTGATCCGCAAGAACGACCGGATCAAGATGATGCAGACCGGGGCCGTCTATGGCATCGACCGTCTGGCGGTGCTGAAGCCCGCGATGGTGGATATCGCCGAACTGGGCCCGGGGGAGATCGGCGTCTTCACCGCCTCGATCAAGCAGGTCCGCGACACCCGCGTCGGCGACACCATCACGACCGAGAAGAAGGGTACGGACAAACCGCTCCCCGGGTTCAAACCCGCGCAGCCGGTGGTGTTCTGCGGCCTCTTCCCGGTCGATGCCAATGACTTCGAGGATCTGCGCGACGCGATCGAGAAGTTGGCGCTGAACGACGCCTCCTTCAGCTTCGAGATGGAAACCTCGGCCGCGCTTGGCTTCGGCTTCCGCTGCGGCTTCCTTGGGCTGCTGCACCTCGAGGTGATCCGCGACCGGCTGGAGCGGGAATACGACATGGACCTGATCACCACGGCGCCGTCCGTGGTGTTCAAGCTGCACATGAAGGACGGGGAGGTGCGCGATCTGCACAACCCGGCCGACATGCCCGATCTGACCTATGTCGACCATATCCAAGAGCCGCGCATCAAGGCCACCATCATGGTGCCGGACGAATATCTCGGCGATATCCTGAAGCTGTGTCAGGATCGGCGCGGCATTCAGCTCGACCTGTCCTATGCGGGCAGCCGGGCGATGGTCGTCTACGACCTGCCGCTGGCCGAGGTGGTGTTCGACTTCTACGACCGTCTGAAATCGGTCACGAAGGGCTATGCCAGCTTCGATTACCAGATCAGCGAATACCGCGAGGACAGCCTCGTGAAGATGTCCATTCTGGTGAACGACGAACCGGTGGACGCGCTGGCGATGATGGTGCACCGCGACCGGGCCGAAGCACGCGGCCGCGTCATGTGCGAGAAGCTGAAAGAGCTGATCCCGCGCCACATGTTCAAGATCCCGGTGCAGGCCGCGATCGGCGGGCGCGTCATCGCGCGCGAGACGATCAGCGCCATGCGCAAGGACGTGACCGCCAAATGCTATGGCGGCGATGCGACGCGCAAACGTAAGCTGCTGGACAAGCAGAAGGCGGGCAAGAAGAAGATGCGCCAGTTCGGCAAGGTGGAGATTCCGCAGGAAGCCTTCATCAGCGCGCTGAAGATGGACAGCTGAGACAAGGAAAACGGGGCCTCAGCGCCCCGTTTTTTCTTTCAGCGCCTCTATGCGCTCGCTCGCCTCGGCCTTTGTCAGGCCATCATCGAAGGTTTCGCCCGCCTCTTCGGACAGGGTCTTGAGGTAGCTGGCCTGTGCGCCGGTCATGGCCTCGTCGCCCGTCACCCAGTCTTCGGGGTTCTTTTCGGCATTGCCGACGGGATGGGATTTGGGATTTTCCGTCATGGGTCGCCTCCGCGTGTTCTTGAAATGTTCAAACACGCGGGCGCCGGCGATGTTCCCATGAAAAAAGCCGCCCCGAGGGGCGGCTTCGTCGTTCAGCCTTGCAGCGTGCGCACGCCGTACCCTTCGCCCCGTGCCTGCATCGCCGCCACCGCCGCGATGGAGCCTGCGGCCGTGGTGAAGTAGGGGATCTTCTCGTAGAGCGCGACCGAGCGGATCTCGCGGCTGTCGGAGACCGACTGCGCGCCTTCGGTCGTGTTCAGCACGAGCGCGATGTCGTCGTTCTTCAGCCGGTCCACGATGTTCGGGCGGCCTTCGTAGACCTTGTTCACCGCCGTGGTGGCGACGCCCTGCGTCGACAGCCATTGGGCCGTGCCCTTGGTCGCCACGATCTCGAACCCAAGGGCGATCAGGCCGCGTGCGGCTTCGGCCAGTGCGTCCGTCTTGTCGGCGTCGCGCACCGACAGGAACACCCGGCCGCTTTCCGGCAGATGCGTGCCCGCGCCCATCTGCGCCTTCAGGAAGGCCAGCGGGAAGGTGCGGTCCCAGCCCATCACCTCGCCGGTGGAGCGCATTTCCGGCCCCAGCAGCGTATCGACACCGGGGAAGCGCGCAAAGGGCAGCACCGATTCCTTGACCGAGAACCACGGCGTGATCGGATCGGCCAGCGTCATCGGATCGGCCAGCGGCAGCGCCGTGTCCGGGCCGACGCCGGCGGGATAGGCCTCGCGCAGCGGGAAGGCGTTCAGCGACTCGCCGGCCATCAGCCGCGCAGCGATGGAGGCGATGGCGCTGTCGGTCGCCTTGGCGACGAAGGGCACCGTCCGCGAGGCGCGGGGGTTCACCTCCAGCACATAGATCACGCCGTCCTTGATCGCGAATTGCACGTTCATCAGGCCGACCACGTTCAGCGCGCGGGCCATGGCGATGGACTGACGCTTCAACTCCTCGATCAGCGCGGGGCTGAGCGAGTGGGGCGGCAGGCAGCAGGCACTGTCGCCCGAATGGACGCCCGCTTCCTCGATATGCTCCATGATGCCGGCGACATGGACGTTCTGCCCGTCCGAAAGGCAGTCCACGTCCACCTCGATCGCGCCCGACAGATAGCTGTCGAGAAGGACCGGGTTCTTGCCCGACACGTCCACCGCGCTGGTGATGTAGCGTTTCAGCTGGTCCATATCGCGCACGATCTCCATCGCGCGCCCGCCCAGCACATAGGAGGGGCGGATCACCAGCGGGAAGCCGACGCGTTCGGCGATCGCAAGCGCCTGTTCGTCGCTGCTGGCAATGCCGTTGACCGGCTGCTTCAGCTCCAGATCGTTCAGCAGTTGCTGGAAACGCTCGCGGTCTTCGGCAAGGTCGATCGCGTCGGGCGTGGTGCCGAGGATCGGGATGCCTTCGGCCTCCAGCGCGTTGGCCAGTTTCAGCGGGGTCTGCCCGCCGAACTGCACGATCACGCCGTGCAGGGTGCCGTTCTCCTGCTCCACGCGCAGGATCTCCAGCACATGCTCCAGCGTCAGCGGCTCGAAATAGAGCCGGTCGCTGGTGTCGTAGTCGGTGGAGACGGTCTCGGGGTTGCAGTTGACCATGATGGTCTCGTAGCCCGCAGCGGTCAGCGCGAAGCAGGCATGGCAGCAGCAGTAGTCGAACTCGATTCCCTGACCGATCCGGTTCGGACCGCCGCCGAGGATGACGACCTTCTTGGCGTCCGAGGGACGGGCCTCGTCCTCCACCTCGCCCATCAGCGGGGCTTCGTAGGTGGAGTACATATAGGGGGTCTGGGCCTCGAACTCGGCGGCGCAGGTGTCGATGCGCTTGAAGACCGCCGTGACGCCGAGGGCGCGGCGGGCCTTGCGCACCGCCGCCTCCGACTGGCCGGTCAGCGCGGCGAGGCGGGCATCGGTGAAGCCGAACATCTTCAGGCGGCGCAGGCCTTCGGCGTCCTTGGGCAGGCCGGCCTCGGCGATCCGGGCCTCTTCGTCCACGATCTCGCGGATGCGGGCAAGGAACCACGGATCGAAGCTGGTGGCGGCCTGAATGTCGTCGTTGGACAGCCCGTGGCGCATGGCCTGCGCGATCAGGCGGATGCGGTCGGGGGTCTGGGCGCTGATCGCCTTCACGATGGCGGTGCGCTCCGGCGCGCCTTCGATCGCGATCTCGTCAAAGCCCGACAGGCCCGTCTCCATGGAGGCGAGGGCCTTCTGCATCGATTCGTGGAAGGTCCGGCCGATCGCCATGACCTCGCCCACCGATTTCATCGCGGTGGTCAGTTCGGGCTTGGAGCCGGGGAACTTCTCGAAGGCAAAGCGCGGGATCTTGGTCACGACATAGTCGATCGACGGCTCGAAGCTGGCGGGCGTGACCTTGGTGATGTCGTTGTCCAGCTCGTCCAACGTGTAGCCGACGGCGAGTTTGGCGGCGATCTTGGCGATCGGGAAGCCCGTCGCCTTGGAGGCCAGCGCCGAAGAGCGCGACACCCGCGGGTTCATCTCGATCACGACCATGCGGCCATCGGCCGGGTTGATCGCCCATTGCACGTTGGAACCGCCGGTCTCCACCCCGATCTCGCGCAGCACGGCGATGGAGCCGTTGCGCATCGCCTGATATTCGCGGTCGGTCAGGGTCAGGGCGGGGGCGACGGTGATGCTGTCGCCGGTATGTACGCCCATCGGATCGACGTTCTCGATGGAGCAGACGATGATGGCGTTGTCGTTGCGATCCCGCACGACCTCCATCTC
This DNA window, taken from Falsirhodobacter algicola, encodes the following:
- a CDS encoding DNA gyrase inhibitor YacG, which produces MKCAICGKPVDPAYRPFCSRRCADVDLARWLNGSYAVPTQETEDIPSDDDDLPRTH
- a CDS encoding ribonuclease E/G, with amino-acid sequence MKGRVIHLDQVGGREAAALVIDGALHDLLIAPQSDAPLPGAIFRAIVDRPMKGQGGVFVRMPANGSGFLRQVSGLSPGQRVLVQVTGTAEGSKATPVTTRLLFKSRFCIVTPGAPGLNISRRIRDEDLRTELAALAEAGMAGSSEGLILRSACEAAPDEDIARDIAETRALAEAVLADLDGGPELLVDGPSPHETAWRDWMDPAPDDLREGAFETDGVLDLIDEALSDRVSLPGGAFMTVEPTRALVAVDVNTGPDTSPAAGMKANVAAARDLPRQLRLRGLGGQIVVDFAPISKKDRAVLDQVLRAAFKGEAAETSLVGWSGLGLYELVRKRDRIPLSEALA
- a CDS encoding UPF0262 family protein → MTRLSRIDIDAPPSAMEAERRAAVRDLLQDNSFALLDDAPPGPYALGLAMREGRIVFALSAGNAPAAEFHLSLGPLRQVIKDYFQICAAHAEAVRHLPPARIEAIDMARRGIHNEGADLLQDRLAGKARMDRDTARRLFTLICAMQR
- the lepA gene encoding translation elongation factor 4 encodes the protein MTQLDRIRNFSIVAHIDHGKSTLADRLIQLTGTVAERDMKAQMLDSMDIERERGITIKANTVRIEYPAKDGHTYVLNLIDTPGHVDFAYEVSRSMRAVEGSLLVVDASQGVEAQTLANVYQAIDANHDIVPVLNKIDLPAAEPDRVKAQIEDVIGIDASEAIPISAKSGLGIPDVLEAIVHRLPAPKGDRDAPLKAMLVDSWYDPYLGVVVMIRVMDGVIRKNDRIKMMQTGAVYGIDRLAVLKPAMVDIAELGPGEIGVFTASIKQVRDTRVGDTITTEKKGTDKPLPGFKPAQPVVFCGLFPVDANDFEDLRDAIEKLALNDASFSFEMETSAALGFGFRCGFLGLLHLEVIRDRLEREYDMDLITTAPSVVFKLHMKDGEVRDLHNPADMPDLTYVDHIQEPRIKATIMVPDEYLGDILKLCQDRRGIQLDLSYAGSRAMVVYDLPLAEVVFDFYDRLKSVTKGYASFDYQISEYREDSLVKMSILVNDEPVDALAMMVHRDRAEARGRVMCEKLKELIPRHMFKIPVQAAIGGRVIARETISAMRKDVTAKCYGGDATRKRKLLDKQKAGKKKMRQFGKVEIPQEAFISALKMDS
- a CDS encoding Maf family protein, with amino-acid sequence MRLILGSASPRRKDLLAQLGLVPDAILPPDIDETPLKAELPRPYCARIARAKAEAVASGPEDVVLCADTTVALGRRILGKPRDAAEAAEFLLALGGRRHQIITAVVVRRGERVWTREVVSQAKMKRLSDDELNAYLASGDWQGKAGGYGIQGAAGAFIPWIAGSFTGIVGLPLAETAQLLTAAGLPVWRMA
- a CDS encoding DUF3108 domain-containing protein, with translation MRMITTALLAAALTVGAAPALPQDTQQATFGLTIRGITAGSLRLSGQVVDGRYAVSGALESGGLVGILRRIRYDASAQGRVADGRFVPSSYSERADNNGRTRSAQIDYRAGVPQVKAYDPPRARDEDDVPPSTQGGTVDPLTALYATLRDVPKGQECGRSLRIFDGRRATEIAFAAPRRQNGTTTCNGEFRRVAGYSAREMAEKSVFPFTITYQPAGTMMRVTQVRTDTVYGQARLTRR
- the hisD gene encoding histidinol dehydrogenase translates to MPQFLSTRDADFDRAFTALLGMKREDSPDVDAAVAAIIADVRDRGDAAVIELTSRFDRLDLTPETMAFSAEEIAAEIAKVPAEDRAALELAAERIRAYHARQMPEDASWTDAAGATLGWRWTPVSAAGLYVPGGLASYPSSVLMNAIPAKVAGVERLAIACPTPGGTVNPLVLLAASLSGVDVVYRIGGAQAIAALAYGTQTVAPVDKITGPGNAFVAAAKRRVFGKVGIDMIAGPSEILVIADADNDPDWIALDLLSQAEHDESAQSILITTDAAFGQAVAEAVTARLRTLERRAIAARSWEDFGAIIVARDLSEAAALSNRVAPEHLELCVADPDALAARITHAGAIFLGAWTPEAIGDYVGGPNHVLPTARSARFSSGLSVMDFLKRTTLARMTPEALAAIGPAAERLAISESLEAHGLSVRARLDRLNRSAG
- a CDS encoding low molecular weight phosphatase family protein, which produces MTEVPASVLFCCDHNAVRSPMAEGLMKQLYGTRSYVQSAGVKGEMEVDGFSIAVCREIGVELDRHHVRSFEQMQERGEELSGFDLIVALSPASHETARALTRLWHLDVEYWPILDPTAIGEDRETKLEAYRQARDQIRDRMLARFGAPRP
- the rpmB gene encoding 50S ribosomal protein L28, encoding MSRVCELSGKGPMTGNTISHANNKSRRRFLPNLNDVTLISDVLGQSFKFRVSAAALRTVDHRGGLDAFLAKAKDDELSDRALKVKKEIAKVQTAA
- a CDS encoding GFA family protein, yielding MVGDIHSGGCHCGGVRFRVRLVDGLNTARRCTCSLCRMRGAVAVSARLEDLEIVEGADLLTLYQFNTMTARHYFCRRCGVYTHHQRRSRPEEYGINLACLDGMSPFDLPDVPVMDGVSHPRDGGGGVAGHLLFRPA
- a CDS encoding sugar porter family MFS transporter, producing the protein MQQTIEHDGTMSRRLLLVTGTAALGGFLFGYDSSIINGTVDSIRGAFGLSAAAIGFVVSCALLGAMVGAWYAGVCAERFGRVRTMIIASLLLSVSALGSGLAFGTVDLILWRFVGGVGVGFASVIAPAYIAEVSPAGNRGRLGTLQQMAIVVGIFLSLLISAVLARIAGGAAADLWGSTAWRWMFLSELIPAIGYGLLAMRLPESPRYLVERQRLDEARHVLQTVVGMSGADAIGRKIEEIRTTVASEARKSFTDLRGPRFGLRRVVWLGIILSVFQQFVGINVIFYYSTTLWQSVGFDESDSFMLSVAGSITNIVATVIAIALIDSVGRRKLLLGGSALMALSLGVMALAFSNAGTVDGAVSLPAPWGPVALVAANVFIIGFGASWGPAVWVLLGEMFPNRIRGMALGLAGAAQWLANFVVSTTFPILAAIGLDFAYSLYALFALLSFIFVLRSVQETKGRSLESMISED
- the infA gene encoding translation initiation factor IF-1: MAKEDILEFPGVVKELLPNATFRVELDNGHELIATMAGKMRKNRIRVLAGDKVQVEMTPYDLSKGRINYRFK